GTCACAAACTTGACTATGCTCTTTCTGAAAAGACTAATACCCTCATCATAATCAACTGCCGCATTAATAACCGGGCATCCGCCTGCATTGTTTATTATTTCAAAAAAAAGACTGTATGACTGTGCAAACCCAATGAGTTTTTCAGAAGAGCTTTTTCTGTCTTTTACATTGGAAAAAATAATTTTGGACGCCAACTTGAGATTATGCTCCAGGGCAGCAAAAGCCAACTCGTCTTTATTTTCAAAATGACCATATATAGCTCCTTTTGAAAGCCCAGTGCCTTTAACAATGTCAGAGAATGAGGTCCCGTCGTATCCATTTTTATTGAAGATACTTGCTGCAGTTTCGATAATATACTGTTTTGTTCTTTCAGCTTTATCCATAGAGCAAAAATAAACCGATTGGTATATTTATGTCAATAGTTTTTGTTAGCTAAATTAATGTGATGATCTGACACGAAGGGGGGCTCGTACCATGATTTTTTCTGATATGATATTTGTTTGTCTTTATGGTTTTGACAGGCCCGATTCAATTATAAAGCCAGATTTCAGTGATATATCATGCCCTGCCGGGGCAATTCTGATATGCACGGCCGAATTACGGTCGCATGACGGATCTGTCATTCCTCTTACTGACACATTTCGGATGCCTCTGAGGTCTCGTGATGGTCGGGAGCGTTTTGTGTCTGTCCCTTTTTCCTTCGGCTTGGCAACTTTCTCATACACAATGAATGAAAGTGGCCTTTGGTCAATCAATCAGGATGCCATCAACTCAGGGCTGCCTGCTGAAAAGCACATGGCCATGAAAGAGTTTCAGATTTACGTTCGCATTTAAAATAATGAAACAGCTCATGGTTCCGGTCTGTCTTTGTAAAGGACAGGCCGGTTTGTTTTTACATCATATATATAAGGATTCTATGAACAGTCCAATGGCGTACGTGGGCGGCAAATCAAGACTTGCTGCCCAGATCATCTCGATGTTGCCGGAACATGAAACATACTGCGAAGTATGCACAGGAGCCGGTTG
This portion of the Desulforegula conservatrix Mb1Pa genome encodes:
- a CDS encoding TetR/AcrR family transcriptional regulator, whose product is MDKAERTKQYIIETAASIFNKNGYDGTSFSDIVKGTGLSKGAIYGHFENKDELAFAALEHNLKLASKIIFSNVKDRKSSSEKLIGFAQSYSLFFEIINNAGGCPVINAAVDYDEGISLFRKSIVKFVTMWQNSITKIIDEGIKKGELRLCDELTAFSSIFISLVEGAIMLSKVMNDRKYIDDASKYLVSMIEKMKA
- a CDS encoding DNA adenine methylase, translated to MNSPMAYVGGKSRLAAQIISMLPEHETYCEVCTGAGWVFFRKDPLISKSEVINDLGR